The nucleotide window AAtcgtgcctcttttttttttttttagggccgcacaactacagcatatggtagttcccagcctaggggtcaaataggagctacagctgccagcctaagccacagctcaccaccactacactggatgcttaacccactaagcgaggccagggatcaaacccgcatcctcatggatactagtcagattcatttccactgcactgcaacaATAACTCCCGTGCCATTTATTTTTGGCAAATGAAAAGAATACATAGAATAAGAGGAAAGCATGCATTTCACTTGGTAAGGGAAGAGTTTTAAACATCTTCTCAAACGTGTATAtgtagtataaaaatatttatatgatatatgcAGATATTtaggaagacattttaaaacttccctgggcaatttgaatataaatatttggtTTATACTTGTTTGAGtatataatttattcataaaatataaaattatatatttatttaaaatatgtatatataaatgctttagaagacattttaaaatcttccctTAGCAAGTTATATATCATATAcaacatttacatattttataaacaaataataatgtacttatgtatgtgtatatgtatatctagagagcgtattttacttttttatttatttatttagctttttttttttttatgttaggGCCGATCctacggtatatggagattcccaggctaggggtcaaattgagctacagctgccggactacaccacagctcaaggcaatgctggataattcgaggccacggatcaaacccaaagcctcatgcttcctagtcagattcgtttccactgcaccacgacaggaactcctatttattttgctttttagggctgcacttgtggcatggaagttcccaggctaggggctgaatcagaactgcagccaccagccttcactacagctcacagcgacaccagatccttaacccactgagcagggccggggatcaaacccacatcctcatgaatacccaCTGGGTCTgtcaccaaccactgagccacaatgggaactcctcattccatgtgtttttttaccaaaagtaactatttaaaaatattttcaagctgATAATTTTCATCCCACTACTTTCTTTAAAGTATTTAACTTTTGTTCCTACAATAGGGCATTagtacactttttctttttagggccacactggcagcatatgcaaattcccaggctcgggagagcttgaatcagagcctcagctgctggccacagccacagccacagcaactcaggatccatgctacatctgccacctacagcacagctcatggcaacgctggatccctgacccactgagtgaggccagggatggaacccacatcttcatggatattatgCTACTTTtagatggggggggtggggggcactgcaCTCaagcagcacatggagtttcctaggctagggggttgaatcggagctacggctgccggcctatgccacagcaatgccagatccaagccacatctgcaacctatgctgcagttcacagcatcacaagatctttaacccactgagcaaggccagggatcaaacccacatcctcattactccagtcgggtttgttactgctgagccaagatgggaactcctttttagattttttttttttttttttgccatttcttgggccgctcccgtggcacatggaggttcccgggctaggggtcgaatcggagctgtagctgccagcctacgccagagccacagcaacacaggatccgagcagcgtctgcgacctacaccacagctcacggcaacgcctgaaccttgacccactgagcaagggcagggaccgaacccgcaacctcatggttcctagtcggattcgttaaccactgcgccacaacaggaactccccctttttagattttttaagagAATGATCAAAATCCATTTAGGGCCAAATTCACTTGTGCCTTTATTTTTGACTTGCATACATAAGAGACGGGAATGCATGGATTTTCCATGGTTTATTCTCTGGATCCCCATCTTCCAGAACAAGGATGGGCAAACTACAGTCTATGCCCAAATCAGCCTCTACAGTGTATTACCCTCTGTGTCCTGTCAGCTGTTGCTTCTGTGCTACAGTGACAGCTGAATAACTATGACATGGACCTATAGGGCTCACAAAACTTAAGAGTTTTTCCAGCTCttccaagaaaaaaatgccaCCCTTGTTctagaatagtacctggcactTAAACGGCATTCAACAACTCTCCTTAAAGGATTAATACAAAGGTAAAATAAACAGGAGTGCACGTGAGTGATCAGAATTTGCTCTATCCCATGAACTGTGTGCTAAGTACTTTTTAtgcatttaatttgaatttcatagGAGTGTTACATAAGATATAGCATATCttgctccctcacctccttcaggttTTCAGTCAACTGCCACTACCTCAGTCAAGGTTTGCCAGGAGTTTCctttctatttaaaattgcaaactTTTTTCTGCCAGTCCCTtggctttttttggctgtgcccacggcatttAGAAGTtacaggtcagggactgaacctgtgcagctgtagtgacaatgctggatccttaacccacggaaccacaagagaacttttttttttttaattgaaactcCAGTGTAAAAGGTTGTGTTCAAGTGTAcagcaagtgattcagttatacatcccTTGGCTTATTCTATAGCACTTTGCCTTATTACataaaatgtacattattttttgtgtgtgtctttttgtggcctttttccagggccgctcctgcagcatatggagattcccaggccaggggccaaatcggagctgtagccaccggcccacgccagagccatagcaacgcgggatccgagccgcgtctgcaacctacactacagctcacggcaacgccggatccttaacccactgagcaaggccagggatcaaacttgcaagctcatggttcctagtcggattcgttaaccaccgagccacaatgggaactccaaaacgtaCATTATTTGTATGTGCACAAGAGCACATACTCCATGAGGCACAGATGTTTTGTTATGTCTCTTCCCTGATGTATCCCAACTCCTGAATAGCCTAGAGAAGGGCTAGCACATAGTGAGTACCCAGTGAATGTTAGGTGATCAATCAGAGGTCAGGTAACTTGTCGGGGATACCCAGGAAAGAAACGATTACAACCTGTGTACATCACACCTAATTCTCTTACTCTCTTACAGAGTTAGCTAAAGATAtacatcagagttcccgtcgtggctcagtggttaacaaatccaactagaaaccatgaggtttcgggttcgatccctggcctcgttcagtgggttaaggatccggtgttgccgtgagctgtggtgtaggttgcagacgtggctcggatcccgcgttgctgtggctctggcgtaggccagccgctacagctccgattagacccctagcctgggaatctccatatgctgcgggagcggccctagaaatggcaaaaagacaaaaaaaataaaaaataaaaaaaataaagatatacatGTAGCCATTCTGTTGCTGGAAAGTGAGTTCCAGGCCCCTTTTTTTGAGTTCATTTTCTGACAATGGCTCTAATGTTGGAATGTATTTTAGCTAATGGCAACTATCTCAAGCAGGTGCTTTCTGAAGACAACTCGCCCAGATCCCTACTCCGTGGAAGTGGTTGATCTATTCTGGTGCAAACCTTCAAGGAGGGAGCTCACAGGACGACATGGACCAGCagctgaagaaaagggaaaagaaaggccTGGGTGGAAGAGCTGTCAGCAGGGACCAGTCACAGGCAGCCCAGCAGGAACCACCTGACGAGGCCTGGACCTTAAGCGATGAAGATGTGTGCTATGAGACTAGCTTTCGGGTTGTCGAGGAGGATTCCTTCTCTGACTGTTACATAGAATGCATAATAAGAGGGGAGTTTTCTGAACCCCTCGTGGAAGAGGACTCACTTCTTAAGTCCCTTGACTGCCTGAAAGAAGGATCAGAACAAGAGCTCTCTCAACAGGTGCTTACAGCAAGCTCACTTCTCGATTGTTCCTTGGAATACATGAAAAAGGGGGCAAAACAAGAACTTCCTCAACCAAGTGTCGGAGAGAATTCACTTCTTGAGTTTTCTGAGTACATGCCAGGCAAGAAGCTTCCTCCTGGAAAAATACCCAGCACTGACTTTTCAGATCCTGAAGCTCTCAAAGAATGTGCTAGGACGAagccaagtaaaaataaaagtgctcCAGAGAAAATTGTCTGTCCTCAGAGTGGATGCACAAGAGAGTTCATCAGTAGAGCTTCTCTGAGAAAGCATCTCTCCGTTCACAGTCCCCGGGATCACGTGTGTGCAGAATGCGGGAAGGCCTTCAAGGAGAGCGCAAAACTAAAAAGGCATTTTCTggttcatactggagagaagccaTTTCCCTGCACTTTTGAAGGATGTGGAAAACGCTTTTCACTATCCTTCAATTTGCGTACACATGTGCGCATCCACACCGGGGAGAAACCTTTCGTGTGTCCCTTTGAAGGCTGTCGCAGGAAGTTTATTCAATCAAATAACATGAAATCTCACCTCTTAACTCATACAAAGGCCAATACAAATCAGTGAAAGAAGACTGAAAATAATCCCCTCACATGATAAGCATTTTTGATTGAGGACAGATATGCCTCACTGATTATTGTTtcaggaaacaatttttaaatcaaggtatttttttttttttaatgttacaaagATGCTCCTATAGTCTATAGTACTTTGTAACTTTGCATGTAGAATTATGATGTGCTTCCAATAGTAAGGTCATTGATGAACTTAATTCAAAAGCATAATCCTTAATTACTACAAATCATACCCTTTTTTTTGGATATGGGACTTAATATCACATActataaatatgaaattaattttgcttttttaaggtgGTAGTTTCCAGTTtagctttttccttttatgaatttCTTAATACATGCGATAATTCTAGAGAATAAAAGTTGTGTAGTAGATTgtcaataaatgaatgactagttaaccattttttaagttgAACATATTGTTTAATCATTTTGTTATTGTATCAAACAATATTGAAATCAGAGCATAGATGTAAAAGGTTACTTGAAAGTGTCAATCCATTTGAATCaactttagaatttttaaaataaaaggaaataaaaccacagaaatgtactaacactgtattaaaaaaacaaggaagtATGCATTTAAAGTCAAtatcccatggagttcccgttgtggctcagtggaaactaatcttcactagcatccatgaggactcagattcgatccctggccttgctcagggagttaaggatctggcattgccgtgaactgtggtgtaggtcacagatgtggcttggatcctgagttgctgtggctgtggtgtaggccagcagctgtagctgcaattcaactcctagcctgggaacctccatatgctgcaggtacagcctttaaaagaacaaaacaaaaaaaaaagtaataatataaaggatcctgcattgctgtggctgtggcatagactggtggctacggctccgattggacccctactctgggaacctccacatgcctcgggtgtggccctaaaaagaccaagaagaaaaaaaaggtaccatTTATTCATGTCTTCAAAATTAGCAAAACATGGCAAAGATTGATCGTTCAATACTGGTGAAGTTGCGGGGGGTTAGAGGGAAAGTTATTTCCTACACGATTGGATAAGGTATAAATTGTCCCAGCAGTTTGGAGGGGTGTGCTGAAtcagttttctagggctgccgtAACAGTACCAccaactgagtggcttaaacaacagtaATGTATTGtctcatagttttggaggctagaGTCCAAAATCAAGTTATTGATTGGCAGGATTGTCTCCTGAAGGTTGTGGACAAAGGCTCAGTTCCAAATGTCTTTTGGCTTACAGATAACTCTTCATGTTTACATGGCATTTTCCTGTATCTTCATATCATCTTCCCTTTGGGCATATCTGGCACCAAACATTGGCTTAGAACCCCCCCAGTGCCCTCCTTTTAACTATAAAGATACCcctctccaaataaggtcacattccaaGGTACTGGGGCTTAGAACTTCAATATGGTTTGGGCAGGCACACAGTGCATTCTTTTAAACCCAATAATTCCATTTCTAGAATTCCATTCTACAGAATGTTCAAGGATGTTGACtaaagaatattttatctttttttttttttgtcttttctagggccatacccgtggcatatggaggttcccaggctaggggtctaatcagagctgtagaccccggcctataccagagccatagcaacgggtgatcgttaaccactgagccacgacgggaactcccaagaatatttTAACAGTAATTTGATTCATAACTTCAATGTCCATTAAAAAGGAACAAGTTGCAGAAATCTTGATACCTCTGTTTAATAGGAAATGTTCAAATACCCTAAAGAGAGTTTGGCTGTAAACGCAAGGAAAGAGGTCCACAGCCAGAGGGAAGCCATAGTGTAGGAAGAAGTTTGATATTTAAGACTCTGCTGGAGGTAATGGTAATATATTAACATAAACAgccattcaggaaaaaaaacaagtcaaCACGATATAAACCAGATCTAAGGTTAATCTTAAttttagaaatggcaaaatgtgataaaaaaaaattcagagcttACATTTTTACTTAAAGAATGAGCTAACGGGAGtaaccgtcgtggctcagtggttaacaaatccgaccaggaaccatgaagttgcaggtttgacccctggcctccctcactgggttaaggatccagaatcgctgtgaactgtgatgcaggtcacagacttggcttggcctggatcacgtgttgctgtggctgtggtgtaggctggccactacagctccaattagacccctagtctgggaacctccacatgccgagggtgcggccatggaaaagtcaaaaaaaaaaaatgaataaactaataaTTAGTACTGTGGACTATTATagaaatttaattattatatttagtatGGAATTTTTACCATCATTTCCACAGGAATGTGGATCCTGAGTTACAGGGAATATAGGCTACATTGTAATTTTTTCTGAATCAAACACATGAGAATAGAATTTAGGATGAGGATTTGGTGTTTGATCAAGATAATGAATCATATGTTTGTCTGGCTTGTGCTTTGACAGCAGTATGTTTAATTTGACCCTCGGGATTTCTACTTCAGAGTTGAATTAGAGTTGGTATTAGAATAGCATCTTTGAAGACTAGGAGAAAGTAGTCAAGACTAGATAGACTCGATGGCAGGGTTTAGGCTGCAAACTGTTGAGGCCTGAGACTCGGGGTCTCAAGAAAGATCAAGATTGGCTTCCTCTGTATGTATAGGCGGGTTTGCTTCTGTAGAATACACCTTCTTGGAGCTGAATGGGCTAGAGGCTCAGTATTTACAGCCCTAACGCTTAAATGTACAAGAACATCGATCTGAGAAAGTACTTGTGTATCTGAATTCCAAGGCTTAGTTAAATTCTGATTTAGGAAAAGATGTTAAGTGGCTGGCCTCctaattcttgttttgttttgttttttgttttcaaagaggAGCCCTGATCTGCTAAGAATGTTAGAAGAAGAAAGCATGTggatataatgaaaaaagaaaatacgggAAAAGGTATTAGCTAACAAAGATATGccatctgaggagttcctgccgtggctcagtggttaatgaatctgactaggaacgttgaggttgccagttcaattcctggccttgctcagtgggttaaggatctggcgttgtcatgagctgtggtgtaggtcgaagacacagctcgcatcccatgtggctatggcgtaggccagtggctacagctctaattagacccctagcctgggaacttccatgtgccatgagtgcagccctagaaaagacaaaaaaaaaaaaaagacattatctgAAATCTTTGTTAGTgtttgagaaaagaaatgtacatACACTTTCCACATTTGTATTTTAAGTAAGAAGAATGAACACAGGATCTGTGAATacatacccagagaaaactacaGAAGGAAATCAATCCATCTAGATTTTTTACCTCTCCAGATATTGGCATTTTACAAACCCCAACTCctgatgaataaatatttttgttttaatgctgGTATTTAGATTCACGGcctgtatctcttttttttttttttttaaatggcccaaATTAACAGATAAAAGGTAACTATAGTCTTCAGGCAGAGCCCATCAGTCTTGATACTTGTAACATATTTAGTTGGCACTTAATAAGTTATGGAATGAATAAATGTGCAAAAGTGTAACTTAATGGCTATTTAAAAACCAATGgattttccatcgtggctcagtggaaacgaatctgactagcatccatgaggacacaggtttgatccctggcctcgctcagtgggttaaggatccagcactgccatgagctgtggtgtaggctgaagatacagctcggatctggtgttgctgtagctgtgctttaggctggcagctgcagctctgattctgtctctagcctgggaacctccatatgctgagggtgcgaccttaaaaagacaaataacaaatttttaaaattataaaatttttttttataaaattatcaaaattatatGTAATTCAAAAATAGGTAATAAAACATTACTCGTTTCACTTTAAAACTGGTtactgcagagttcccattgtgccacagcagaaacaaatctaactagtatccatgaggactcaggttggatccctggcctcgcccaatgggttaaggatctggcgttgcagtgagctgcagtataggtcgcaggcacagctcagatcccaccttgctgtggctctggtgcagacctgcagctatagctccaattggacccctagcctgggaacctccatttaacatgggtgtggctctaaaaagcaaaaaccaaaaaactggttACTGCAAAATAAAAGTGGTGGGAGACTGAGGGTCTGTCACCTCCTATCATCTTGGATAATGAAGAACTATCTTACATCGAGAATTATATCTACCAAGGCTGTGATTAGATAGGTAACAACATGTTAAACCACTAACATTCCTACTTTAGATTAGTTTATTTTACCTTATTCTCTGATGTGCACAGGTCTCTCTCAGTCATATTTGATTGTATTTCACCTTAGCTACAGTGTACATGGGTGCATAGAGGATTTCCACTCTGTTCTACCAAGAAAGAATCCTGTGCAAAAGCAGACTTGTCAGATTCTTATATTACTTTCCTGCCAAATATGCATGTGCAGAAATCCGTGTGTGCTTATGTTTTAATTACCTAAGGCACTAGCTCTGACTGAATAAATTGCATGATTACATCCTACATTGGACACAGAACAGTGCAAGTTATATTAAAAAGCCATTATATTTGCAACTCTGAGCAAGATACTATAATTAAAAGGCAATTGGATGAAATTAGCTTTGAGAGTACAAGAGTTTAAGTAGGATTTGGTAAATGAACATCAACAGTTAACATGTGCTTTTTTATTAGATCTTTTGCTTCTCCCTATGACCCCCAGGGTTGAATTCCTTTGATGTCAGTGGATCAGACATGTGAAAACACCTGTACAAAGCTATGTTTTACTATGTGGCTAAAGTTATGTTCATAAAAGAAACCAACATAACTTTTGTGACTTTAGTAAATAAAGCTATTAGACAGCTAGATTGATACCCTATTTTTAGTACTCCTAAGACCTGAGGTGTGTTCCATAAAAAGCATACCATATGAGTCCTGCAACTCAAAATGTTGATCATAAAATACAGATGTACAAACCAAGAAGTAATAAAACCTTAGAGAATTTTGATTATTGTggccattaaatattttaaaagttgttaagGTTATACACAATAGGGATAATAGCACCTCATCTTTAAGGCAACCTATACATTTGCAGATTACTGAGAACTTAGCATGGTACTTATGcttgtgggggaggagggaaggacagTGGAAATCTTTGTGCCTATCAGATATGTACACTTAAAAGATCTTAAACTGTGGCAGATTAAGGATGCCTGCAAATTCTTTGCCACCCTGCCAATTGAGAGTTGGCATCTATGTCCTTTCTCTTGAGTCTCTGATAGCCTGTAAATGTTTTGATCAATAGGGTATGGCGTAAATGATGCTATAATAGCTATGCCAACTCCGGGCCTCGCTTTTAAGAAACCAATTGCCATCATGACTACCCTAAGACCACCTCCTGGGAAAATGGTAGTTGTTGCAACAGGAGCTGTTGCCAGCCACTTGCCTAGGCCCTGTATGACAAGACATGgagagagcaaggccaggaggtAGTGAGGTGTCAGACATGTGAGTCAAAGAGCCATCCTAGTAGGATCATCCAGCCTGTCACCCCAGGTGAAACCAAATGAATTACAGAGCCTAGATAGTCCTTTTCCAAATTCCTGACCAAAAAATGAGTTTTTACCTAGTGACTACAGTTGATCATTTGTACAACTGATATTCGCAAAGAACAGAACATAAATTTTCTCGCCATATATGTATGTGGTATATGAATATTCCTCAAAATGTACATTTGAAATATCACTGttaattacacctcaataaagctaaaaaaattaaatggctgttttaagccacttgaATTTTGGAGTTAGTTCATCATGCAacaatggctacagctcccaacAGATAACAAACTcgattttaaatacataatttgaattttatagtcTCTGCTTTATATTTGTGcgttgtatatgtatgtatatatagatagattttACTACAGAGTTAGCTTATATACCTAAattcaaaaggaattttttttttggtctttttttaggtctgcgcctgaggcatatggaagttcacaagcTAGGGATCAacttgaaactgcagctgccagcctacaccatagccacagaaatgccagatccaagctgcatctgcaacctaaaccacagctcaaggcaatgctggatcctttaaccctctgagtgagaccagggatcg belongs to Phacochoerus africanus isolate WHEZ1 chromosome 3, ROS_Pafr_v1, whole genome shotgun sequence and includes:
- the ZFP42 gene encoding zinc finger protein 42 homolog, with the protein product MDQQLKKREKKGLGGRAVSRDQSQAAQQEPPDEAWTLSDEDVCYETSFRVVEEDSFSDCYIECIIRGEFSEPLVEEDSLLKSLDCLKEGSEQELSQQVLTASSLLDCSLEYMKKGAKQELPQPSVGENSLLEFSEYMPGKKLPPGKIPSTDFSDPEALKECARTKPSKNKSAPEKIVCPQSGCTREFISRASLRKHLSVHSPRDHVCAECGKAFKESAKLKRHFLVHTGEKPFPCTFEGCGKRFSLSFNLRTHVRIHTGEKPFVCPFEGCRRKFIQSNNMKSHLLTHTKANTNQ